From one Lemur catta isolate mLemCat1 chromosome 5, mLemCat1.pri, whole genome shotgun sequence genomic stretch:
- the LOC123638028 gene encoding cytochrome c-like, which yields MGDTEKGKKIFVWKCAQCHTLGKGGKHETGPHLHALFGQKTSQATGFSYKDVSKDKGVTWGEDTPMEYLESSKKYIPGTRMIFTGIKK from the coding sequence ATGGGTGATACTGAGAAAGGCAAGAAGATTTTTGTTTGGAAGTGTGCCCAATGCCACACCTTGGGAAAGGGAGGCAAGCACGAGACTGGGCCACATCTCCATGCTCTGTTTGGGCAGAAGACAAGTCAGGCCACTGGATTCTCTTACAAGGATGTCAGTAAGGACAAAGGCGTCACCTGGGGAGAGGATACACCGATGGAATATTTGGAGAGTTCCAAGAAGTACATCCCTGGAACAAGAATGATCTTCACTGGCataaaaaaataa